A genomic region of Nitrosomonas ureae contains the following coding sequences:
- a CDS encoding alpha/beta hydrolase, translating to MPLDEDLAAFLELVEKSIICGETTPMHLLAPEKARLDYDLSTQILDVSGPAVASVTEISILCRDGGSINARLYKPIEFAQVTDPRPVLLYFHGGGYCIGGLESHDSLCRSLAALTPCYVLNVAYRLAPEYRFPTAVQDAQDAYQWVISTGAEFSLDPSRLAVGGDSAGGTLATGLTINAREEMWPQPVCQILLYPCTSAWQDTESHRRFAQGYLLEEKTLQWMFMNYLRDKPDRTDWRFAPLQADNLCNLASAFLLLAEFDPLLDEGIEYADKMKTAGVSTRVKIYPGMIHDFARLGNIVNEAHQVRKDIADALANTFYSN from the coding sequence ATGCCACTTGATGAGGATTTGGCGGCATTTCTTGAGCTTGTCGAGAAAAGCATCATTTGCGGGGAAACAACCCCGATGCATTTACTGGCGCCAGAAAAAGCGCGATTGGATTACGATCTTTCCACACAAATACTGGATGTTTCCGGACCGGCCGTTGCGAGCGTGACAGAAATTTCTATTTTGTGTCGTGATGGAGGATCAATTAATGCGCGACTATATAAACCAATCGAGTTTGCGCAAGTTACAGATCCTCGCCCGGTGTTGCTCTATTTTCACGGAGGAGGGTACTGCATCGGCGGACTTGAGTCGCATGATTCGCTATGCCGGTCTTTGGCAGCATTGACTCCGTGTTATGTGCTGAATGTAGCTTATCGCTTGGCACCAGAATATCGTTTTCCTACGGCAGTACAGGATGCACAGGATGCCTATCAATGGGTGATATCCACCGGAGCAGAATTTTCTTTGGATCCAAGCCGGTTGGCAGTGGGGGGTGATAGTGCCGGCGGAACATTGGCCACTGGATTGACAATTAACGCTCGTGAAGAGATGTGGCCACAACCGGTGTGTCAGATATTGCTTTATCCGTGTACAAGTGCTTGGCAGGATACCGAATCTCATCGGCGTTTTGCACAAGGGTATTTGCTTGAAGAAAAAACGTTGCAATGGATGTTTATGAATTATCTCCGCGACAAACCTGATCGAACTGATTGGCGTTTTGCACCGCTCCAGGCAGATAATTTATGCAATCTTGCTTCGGCATTTCTACTTCTTGCAGAATTCGATCCATTGTTGGACGAAGGAATCGAATATGCTGATAAAATGAAAACCGCAGGTGTTTCTACCCGTGTCAAAATTTATCCTGGAATGATTCACGATTTCGCTCGTCTTGGAAACATTGTGAATGAGGCCCATCAAGTGCGAAAAGATATTGCGGATGCTCTCGCGAATACATTCTATTCGAACTAG
- a CDS encoding TonB-dependent siderophore receptor, with protein MIFSLPIDSHAQSKQGSSAQSAASGNPPQPASVPQAESEKTHPPVFPMVTVEGKAADEVAGYVAKRSNTATKTDTPILEIPQSISVVTRHEMDMRSVQNFTEALRYVPGVTVDQLGFDGRGFEYILMRGFNGNPNANFRDGLSNAAQGLFFNSFITDTYGLERIDVLRGPSSVMFGRGDAGGIINRVTKRPNANPVREIEFQYGNFDRKRIAADVGAVSKDGTIMFRLVTTALESGTQVRYPNTGGERAQIERFYIAPSITWRPTNATSITLMGDILQNRSGSSPFYIAAPDGSFSNVLQSDPKFSRYNTNQASFSYQIEHHFNEAFTARQNFRYTQQTGNFQDLFSNGFLTADRPTFADRGAYATNERLSQIVLDTHLQGKFDTGPFNHTVLLGADWNQTNASLKYFEGYNNGFAPPGIDLLNPVYGVPIPRPDVLGINAKQRIDQLGFYIQDQIRYNENWILTLSGRYDRIHSKDNDLLSVSTTRVKDSAFTGRAGLTYLFSNGIAPYFSYSQSFLPQAGFDSSNKPFDPTRGEQFEAGIKYQPVGGRSLYTAAFFDLSKTNVLSRDPSDETGFRFMQLGEVRSRGVELEARAELLRGLNVIGSFTYHDVENVKDTDFKGKMPVQVPTTMTSGWLDYSFGALGIDWIRGFGLGGGVRYVGRVFNEQENISSTPAFTLFDATLRYERGPMLFTINASNIFDNRYIATTFFGRHYLGTERTVIGTLTFRF; from the coding sequence ATGATTTTTTCATTACCTATTGATAGTCATGCACAATCCAAACAAGGGTCTTCAGCGCAATCTGCTGCATCAGGCAATCCGCCGCAACCAGCATCTGTACCTCAAGCAGAATCGGAAAAAACCCATCCTCCTGTTTTTCCTATGGTTACAGTCGAAGGAAAGGCCGCTGATGAAGTTGCCGGTTATGTAGCCAAGCGTAGCAACACAGCAACAAAGACGGATACGCCGATTCTGGAGATTCCACAATCAATTTCTGTAGTAACACGCCATGAAATGGATATGCGAAGTGTACAGAATTTTACCGAAGCCTTGCGCTATGTTCCTGGTGTTACTGTTGATCAGCTTGGGTTTGATGGTCGTGGTTTTGAATATATATTGATGCGTGGCTTCAACGGTAATCCGAATGCAAATTTTCGGGATGGTCTGAGTAATGCAGCGCAAGGGTTATTTTTTAATTCTTTTATCACGGATACGTATGGCTTAGAGCGAATTGATGTGCTGCGCGGTCCTTCTTCAGTTATGTTTGGCCGTGGTGATGCAGGTGGTATCATCAATCGTGTTACTAAGAGGCCCAATGCTAATCCAGTACGTGAAATCGAGTTTCAGTACGGTAATTTTGATCGCAAGCGGATTGCGGCTGATGTAGGCGCTGTCAGTAAGGATGGAACTATAATGTTTCGATTGGTCACGACGGCGCTGGAGTCAGGCACGCAAGTCAGGTATCCCAACACCGGCGGCGAACGTGCGCAGATTGAGCGCTTTTATATTGCGCCATCAATAACCTGGCGTCCTACAAATGCCACATCCATTACACTGATGGGTGACATACTGCAAAATCGCAGTGGCTCATCGCCATTTTATATTGCTGCACCGGATGGCAGTTTCTCAAATGTACTGCAAAGCGATCCGAAATTTTCACGATACAATACCAACCAAGCGTCGTTCAGTTATCAAATTGAACATCATTTCAATGAGGCTTTTACTGCGCGCCAAAATTTTCGCTATACACAGCAAACCGGAAATTTCCAGGATTTGTTTTCGAATGGATTCCTTACGGCTGATCGGCCTACATTCGCCGATAGAGGAGCTTATGCTACCAATGAAAGGTTAAGTCAGATTGTTCTTGATACGCATTTGCAAGGCAAGTTTGATACCGGCCCATTTAATCATACGGTATTGTTGGGGGCGGATTGGAATCAGACTAATGCTTCTCTTAAATATTTTGAAGGTTACAATAATGGTTTCGCTCCACCCGGCATTGATCTTTTGAATCCTGTGTATGGTGTGCCGATTCCAAGGCCGGATGTGCTTGGGATAAATGCAAAACAACGCATTGATCAACTGGGTTTTTATATTCAAGATCAAATAAGGTACAACGAAAATTGGATTCTGACACTGAGTGGGCGGTATGACAGAATTCATTCTAAAGATAATGATTTGTTGAGTGTTTCAACAACCCGGGTCAAAGATAGCGCATTTACCGGGCGGGCTGGCTTGACCTATCTGTTTTCGAATGGCATTGCGCCTTATTTCAGTTATTCACAATCCTTCCTGCCGCAGGCCGGTTTTGATTCAAGTAATAAACCTTTTGATCCCACACGTGGCGAACAATTTGAGGCGGGCATCAAATACCAGCCTGTGGGAGGAAGAAGTTTATACACGGCTGCATTTTTTGATCTCTCCAAAACCAATGTATTATCGCGGGATCCAAGCGATGAAACGGGTTTTCGCTTTATGCAATTGGGTGAAGTTAGGTCACGTGGGGTTGAACTGGAAGCTCGTGCCGAATTATTGCGTGGCTTGAATGTAATCGGTTCTTTTACTTATCATGATGTGGAAAATGTTAAGGATACCGACTTCAAAGGCAAAATGCCTGTACAGGTACCAACGACTATGACATCGGGATGGCTGGATTATTCTTTCGGTGCATTGGGTATTGATTGGATACGGGGGTTTGGACTGGGTGGCGGGGTGCGCTATGTCGGTAGAGTTTTTAATGAACAAGAAAATATAAGCTCAACCCCGGCATTTACATTATTCGATGCCACGCTACGCTATGAAAGAGGCCCCATGCTTTTTACCATCAACGCCAGCAATATCTTTGATAATAGATACATTGCCACAACATTTTTCGGTAGACACTATCTAGGTACCGAGCGCACGGTGATCGGTACGTTGACTTTCAGATTCTAG
- a CDS encoding efflux transporter outer membrane subunit, with protein MIGVFVRLALFLILTGCNILPQRDQHEVGAKLPHQWSEGQPGISQPIPEQWVEVFDDLQLRDLIKAALANNYELKAAAARVDAAIAQARIDGSGRWPQIFFSADHQQVQIREAGFGSSRFGVFEALFGVSWEVDVWGRIRDFHQAAMSEADATQTDFYGARLSLAARVAQSYFELIEAKLQAAVVEQSIKDRTIIADLVRGRFQRGLVRGLDLRLALTDLASAEAQLKITRNRIQATARRLEILLGRYPEGDELQAIALPSLPGVIAAGLPAELLERRPDVTAAFSRLQAADFRASSSRKLRLPRITLTAAGGTRSADLTELVDPRSLAWNVFAGLMQPLFTGGRIEGEIFRNQARAEEALSLYKNTALNAFREVEQALAAEEWLREQEISLRKAVEQTEASQKLAVYSYRNGLIQILTLLDSYRSTLDAQSAHLSVTRQLLSNRINLYLALGGDV; from the coding sequence GTGATTGGGGTATTTGTTCGTTTGGCATTATTTCTCATCTTGACGGGGTGCAATATTTTACCCCAGCGAGACCAGCACGAAGTAGGAGCGAAGCTTCCGCATCAATGGAGTGAGGGACAGCCAGGGATCAGTCAGCCGATCCCTGAACAATGGGTAGAAGTTTTTGATGATTTGCAACTGCGGGATTTGATTAAAGCCGCTCTGGCCAATAATTATGAACTGAAGGCGGCGGCGGCACGAGTGGACGCGGCGATTGCGCAGGCCCGGATTGATGGATCTGGGCGTTGGCCGCAAATCTTCTTTAGTGCCGATCACCAGCAAGTGCAGATACGTGAGGCGGGTTTTGGTTCATCGAGATTTGGTGTGTTTGAAGCATTGTTTGGTGTTAGCTGGGAAGTGGATGTATGGGGGCGGATACGTGATTTCCACCAAGCGGCGATGTCGGAGGCCGATGCCACTCAAACTGATTTTTATGGCGCACGACTGTCCTTGGCAGCGCGAGTTGCACAAAGCTATTTTGAATTGATTGAAGCGAAGCTGCAGGCGGCAGTGGTCGAGCAATCGATCAAAGACCGTACCATCATTGCTGACCTGGTACGTGGACGTTTCCAGCGCGGCCTGGTGCGCGGATTGGATTTGCGTTTGGCACTGACTGATTTGGCCAGTGCGGAAGCGCAACTGAAGATAACTCGTAACCGGATTCAAGCCACTGCACGTCGTTTGGAAATTTTGCTGGGCCGTTATCCGGAAGGAGACGAGCTGCAAGCAATTGCTTTGCCTTCTTTGCCTGGTGTTATTGCAGCGGGATTGCCCGCCGAGCTACTGGAACGCAGACCCGATGTAACGGCTGCTTTCAGTCGTCTGCAAGCAGCCGATTTTCGTGCCTCAAGCTCAAGGAAATTACGCCTGCCACGCATTACACTCACTGCGGCAGGCGGCACACGCAGTGCGGATCTAACTGAACTGGTTGACCCCAGATCATTGGCTTGGAACGTGTTTGCAGGGCTTATGCAACCCTTGTTTACAGGCGGGCGAATCGAAGGTGAGATCTTCCGTAATCAAGCACGTGCGGAGGAAGCTTTGAGTCTGTATAAAAATACCGCGCTCAATGCTTTTCGTGAAGTGGAACAGGCTCTGGCAGCTGAAGAATGGTTGCGGGAGCAAGAAATCTCGCTCCGAAAGGCCGTCGAGCAAACCGAAGCGAGCCAAAAACTGGCGGTTTATTCCTATCGCAATGGCCTGATTCAAATTCTCACATTGCTTGACAGCTACCGCAGTACGCTCGATGCGCAAAGCGCGCATTTGTCGGTTACCCGTCAATTACTGAGCAACCGTATCAACCTTTACTTGGCATTAGGTGGAGATGTGTAA
- a CDS encoding lysine N(6)-hydroxylase/L-ornithine N(5)-oxygenase family protein: MMKIFDLIGIGFGPSNIALAITLEEKKQAGYPTESFFIEKQPSFAWHANMMLDNAHMQVSFLKDLATMRNPASHFTFINYLHEKSRLQDFINLKTFFPSRREFNDYLAWAAGHFDHCCAYGEEVIEVLPEKFSDEISLLRVRSRDKRQIVHERLTRSLVVSIGGQPRIPESFAQIKDDPRVFHSNDYLKQIKQHVQARKIAVVGAGQSASEIFMDLHHRSDATQIDLIMRARSIKPSDDSPFVNEIFNTDFTDFVFNTPEQERGRILGEFWHTNYAAPDLVLIEQIYNVFYQQKVADIKRHRFLRRHVVRQAIAQSDGIQFTLHDLNDDREKISTYDAVVLATGYHRDHYKSLLAPLMPYLKDCSVNRQYRINSAPSFKPAIFLQGACENSHGLSDTLLSVTAVRTDEIAQELMNLIHQSNSTQPQRAVTSALA; this comes from the coding sequence ATGATGAAAATTTTTGATTTGATTGGTATTGGTTTTGGCCCATCCAATATAGCGCTTGCTATAACGCTCGAAGAGAAAAAACAGGCTGGTTATCCCACCGAATCCTTTTTTATTGAGAAGCAGCCTAGTTTTGCATGGCATGCCAACATGATGCTGGATAACGCGCACATGCAGGTTTCTTTTCTTAAAGACTTGGCCACGATGCGCAATCCGGCCAGTCATTTTACATTTATCAATTACTTACACGAGAAGAGTCGATTGCAGGATTTTATTAATCTGAAAACTTTCTTTCCGAGTCGTCGTGAGTTTAATGATTATCTCGCGTGGGCCGCGGGGCATTTTGATCACTGTTGCGCATATGGTGAAGAGGTGATTGAAGTGTTACCGGAAAAATTCAGTGATGAGATTTCATTGTTGCGCGTCCGCTCCAGAGATAAAAGACAAATTGTTCATGAACGATTAACTCGAAGCCTGGTGGTCAGCATTGGCGGTCAACCCAGGATTCCGGAGAGTTTTGCACAAATAAAAGATGATCCGAGGGTTTTTCATTCAAATGATTATTTGAAACAAATTAAACAGCATGTGCAGGCCAGGAAAATTGCTGTAGTTGGAGCAGGGCAGAGCGCATCGGAAATTTTTATGGATTTGCATCATCGTTCTGATGCCACGCAAATTGATTTGATTATGCGCGCCCGGTCAATCAAGCCATCGGATGATAGTCCATTCGTTAATGAAATTTTTAATACCGATTTTACCGATTTTGTTTTTAATACGCCTGAGCAAGAGCGAGGAAGAATTCTCGGTGAATTTTGGCACACCAATTATGCGGCACCCGATCTGGTTCTGATCGAACAAATTTATAACGTGTTTTATCAGCAGAAAGTTGCTGATATAAAGCGGCATCGTTTTTTACGGCGTCATGTAGTCAGACAAGCAATCGCTCAATCAGATGGGATTCAATTCACTCTCCATGACTTGAATGACGATCGCGAGAAAATCTCAACTTATGACGCGGTGGTATTGGCAACAGGATATCACCGCGATCATTACAAATCATTGCTCGCGCCGCTCATGCCTTATTTGAAGGATTGCTCAGTTAATCGCCAATACCGGATAAACAGCGCACCTTCGTTTAAGCCGGCAATTTTTCTTCAAGGTGCTTGTGAGAACAGTCATGGCTTAAGCGATACGTTGCTGTCAGTAACAGCAGTACGTACCGACGAAATAGCACAAGAATTGATGAATCTCATCCATCAGTCAAACAGTACCCAACCTCAGCGTGCAGTAACTTCCGCATTGGCTTAG
- a CDS encoding efflux RND transporter periplasmic adaptor subunit: protein MKTRSQLFIALLLGIAGVLTAVAIVSFPPQVDHQENIVKAPSVQFIKVKPQRLRMNVRSQGRVMAQTEIDLVTGVSGNIIKVSPVFVSGGFFSKGDLLVAVDPAEYDLRVAQAQARVMEAQYQLTREEAEAEQAHDEWQQLGQGDPNPLSLRIPQLREKKAKLAAEQEELRNARLLRQRTDIKAPFNGRVRSKEIGLGQYIDDGTLLGRIYSSDVVEVRLPISTHELAFIDSPDLPQHQQSAQPAIVKLTANYQGQQQIWPGKIVRSEGVVDQDTGMIIIIAQVTDPFRLAVKKNQSTGETSRTPILPVGLFVEAIIEGRWFDDLVVIPANALYKEQRVAIIDSGNRLRFRSVEVFRREREQVIIKAGLNKGERILTAGLHHPVEGMEVAPTDESIP from the coding sequence ATGAAGACACGAAGCCAGTTATTCATCGCACTTTTGCTTGGGATTGCAGGCGTATTGACTGCCGTTGCTATTGTCAGCTTTCCTCCTCAAGTCGATCATCAGGAAAATATTGTTAAAGCGCCATCAGTGCAGTTTATTAAGGTAAAGCCGCAACGATTGCGCATGAACGTGCGTTCGCAAGGTCGCGTAATGGCGCAAACTGAAATAGATTTGGTGACGGGTGTTTCGGGTAATATCATTAAGGTTTCACCGGTATTTGTCAGTGGCGGATTTTTTAGCAAGGGCGATTTGCTGGTGGCAGTCGATCCGGCGGAATATGACTTACGCGTGGCCCAAGCGCAAGCCAGAGTGATGGAAGCGCAATATCAGTTGACGCGAGAAGAGGCCGAAGCGGAACAAGCCCATGACGAGTGGCAACAGTTGGGACAAGGGGATCCGAATCCGCTGAGCTTGAGGATTCCACAACTGAGGGAAAAGAAAGCTAAGCTTGCGGCCGAACAAGAAGAACTGAGAAATGCACGTCTGTTACGCCAGCGTACAGACATAAAAGCGCCTTTCAATGGACGAGTGCGCAGCAAGGAAATCGGGTTAGGGCAATATATTGATGATGGCACCCTATTGGGCAGGATTTACAGTAGTGATGTCGTTGAAGTGCGATTGCCTATCAGTACGCACGAATTGGCTTTTATTGATTCCCCCGACTTGCCTCAGCACCAACAATCTGCGCAGCCGGCAATTGTAAAATTGACGGCTAATTATCAAGGGCAACAGCAAATTTGGCCGGGGAAGATTGTACGCAGCGAAGGTGTTGTTGATCAAGATACCGGAATGATCATCATCATTGCGCAAGTCACTGATCCATTTAGGTTGGCAGTCAAAAAAAATCAATCTACCGGAGAAACATCACGTACTCCCATTTTGCCGGTGGGCTTATTTGTAGAAGCAATTATCGAAGGACGCTGGTTTGATGATTTAGTCGTTATACCTGCTAATGCATTGTATAAAGAACAACGCGTTGCGATCATCGATTCCGGGAATCGATTGCGATTCCGCAGTGTGGAGGTATTCAGGCGGGAACGGGAGCAGGTGATTATTAAAGCCGGATTAAATAAAGGTGAGCGAATATTGACGGCCGGGCTTCACCATCCGGTTGAAGGAATGGAAGTTGCGCCCACTGATGAGTCTATTCCATGA
- a CDS encoding cyclic peptide export ABC transporter, producing the protein MLKYLIKQSKPLLLSASMASIVHGICSVLLLAQISAALTTAESDNEKMAFIFTATALCVMVSYVVAAILFERLGQAAHAELRGFIAKRVIVADYRQLELLGAARIQSALSEHCTRVAEFFVSFPVILTNAVVVAGCLVYMAFLSWQVFLLALLVIGFGSLGYHLAHLRAIRHLDIAAEEQDNLFAYFRSLTDGAKELRLNRDKRAAFYNDVLGQSIEKVRKERTLGMSIFVASAGWGNFLIYAFIGMVLFMLVGDVPDRTLIMTGYALVFVYMLGPLEALLLNIPRANLAQVSAERIDEITRSMSSTESQTLKAELPPFQSIRLESVLHRYYHEQKDEMFTLGPIDLQFHPGEITFLVGGNGSGKTTLAKLLVGLYPPEEGKIILNGVTIEDINRDYYRQFFSTIFSDFHLFDRLLETKHENDLDKKGNELLTKLHLQHKVKVQNGAFTTLTLSQGQRKRLALAITYLENRPFLVFDEWAADQDPVFKEIFYHELLPELRAMGKTILVISHDDRYFHLADRLIRMENGRLTQVNVRSSKTEPGTIASPLITAHGVA; encoded by the coding sequence ATGTTGAAGTATCTTATTAAACAGTCCAAGCCTCTACTTCTAAGCGCATCAATGGCCAGCATTGTGCATGGAATTTGCAGTGTTCTGCTGCTTGCACAAATCAGTGCCGCACTGACAACCGCTGAATCGGATAACGAAAAAATGGCTTTCATATTCACAGCAACAGCGCTCTGCGTCATGGTGAGTTATGTGGTGGCCGCCATTTTGTTTGAACGACTGGGACAAGCCGCGCACGCCGAGCTTCGCGGTTTTATTGCAAAACGTGTGATTGTCGCTGATTACCGGCAACTCGAATTACTGGGCGCAGCGCGCATACAGTCCGCACTTTCCGAGCATTGCACCCGTGTAGCCGAATTTTTCGTTAGTTTTCCGGTAATTCTGACAAATGCTGTCGTAGTTGCCGGCTGCCTGGTTTACATGGCTTTTCTGTCATGGCAGGTTTTCTTATTAGCGCTCCTGGTCATCGGATTTGGCTCTCTTGGATATCATCTTGCCCATCTTCGCGCCATACGGCACCTGGATATTGCCGCTGAGGAACAGGATAACTTATTTGCTTATTTTCGTTCACTCACGGACGGTGCAAAAGAATTACGTCTCAATCGAGACAAGCGCGCTGCTTTTTATAATGATGTACTCGGGCAATCAATTGAAAAAGTACGTAAAGAACGGACGCTGGGGATGTCCATTTTTGTAGCTTCAGCAGGCTGGGGAAATTTCTTGATTTATGCATTTATTGGCATGGTGCTGTTCATGCTGGTTGGCGATGTTCCCGATCGAACATTGATCATGACAGGATATGCACTGGTATTTGTTTATATGTTGGGACCGCTCGAAGCTCTATTATTGAATATTCCACGCGCAAATCTGGCACAAGTTTCGGCTGAACGCATCGATGAAATTACGCGCTCCATGTCTTCCACCGAATCGCAAACCCTTAAAGCTGAATTGCCCCCCTTTCAATCCATTAGGTTGGAAAGTGTGTTACACCGCTATTATCATGAACAAAAAGATGAAATGTTTACGCTAGGCCCGATAGATTTGCAATTTCATCCTGGAGAAATTACCTTCCTGGTTGGAGGTAATGGCAGCGGCAAAACGACTTTAGCAAAATTACTGGTGGGCCTCTATCCTCCGGAAGAAGGAAAGATCATCCTTAATGGTGTAACTATCGAAGATATAAATCGTGATTATTACAGGCAATTTTTTTCGACAATTTTTTCCGATTTCCACCTTTTTGATCGATTACTTGAAACCAAGCATGAAAACGATCTGGATAAAAAAGGAAACGAGCTTTTAACGAAATTACACTTACAGCATAAGGTAAAAGTTCAGAATGGTGCCTTTACTACGCTTACGTTATCGCAAGGACAGCGCAAACGCCTGGCGCTTGCGATCACTTATCTTGAGAATCGGCCATTTCTGGTATTTGATGAATGGGCCGCTGATCAGGACCCTGTTTTTAAGGAAATCTTCTATCATGAATTGCTTCCCGAATTGCGTGCAATGGGCAAAACAATATTAGTGATTTCCCACGATGATCGTTATTTTCACTTGGCAGATCGCCTTATCCGAATGGAAAACGGTCGTTTGACTCAGGTTAATGTGCGGTCATCAAAAACCGAACCCGGAACAATCGCCTCACCGCTGATAACAGCCCATGGCGTAGCTTAA
- a CDS encoding GNAT family N-acetyltransferase, giving the protein MKQPILPVRLISRPNQICYGVTYENKTLRVKENEKGRETLWHLYKQSDQLNLEWAGYSHEYPEATELLAAIEASVVNYPHQKKLSLLIPNDHLSELFDSGVLIKNANNQVFVYVDIFWQQARVWRPSIPVQIFPIHYVVSHGRSHPLRPPKPIGKVYQRYISWLNRTLIFRAIDPVTDLICFNRWMNDPVVAEFWQEEGDLSKHRAYLAAIEADPHITGLMGCFDDEPFGYFEIYWAKEDRISPHYDVNDFDRGWHVLIGEPHMRGKPFVTAWLPSISHYLFLDDDRTQRLVIEPRIDNHKMIRNLAQCGYANIKEFDFPHKRAMLGMLSREHFFVEQLWVPRRISLPQSVALS; this is encoded by the coding sequence ATGAAGCAACCGATACTTCCGGTTCGCTTGATATCTCGTCCGAATCAAATTTGCTATGGCGTTACCTATGAAAATAAAACTTTACGTGTGAAAGAAAATGAAAAGGGGAGAGAAACGCTCTGGCATTTATATAAACAATCTGACCAATTAAACTTGGAATGGGCGGGTTATTCTCATGAATATCCTGAAGCGACCGAATTATTGGCAGCAATAGAAGCTTCGGTAGTGAACTATCCGCATCAGAAAAAACTATCTCTATTGATTCCAAACGATCATCTCAGCGAGCTTTTTGATTCGGGTGTTTTGATTAAAAATGCGAATAATCAGGTTTTTGTTTATGTAGATATTTTTTGGCAGCAAGCCAGAGTATGGCGCCCTTCGATACCTGTTCAGATTTTTCCTATTCACTATGTCGTGAGTCATGGACGGAGTCATCCGCTACGTCCGCCAAAACCCATCGGTAAAGTTTATCAACGGTATATTTCGTGGCTGAACCGTACCTTGATTTTTCGGGCAATTGATCCGGTAACAGATCTGATCTGTTTCAATCGCTGGATGAATGATCCGGTCGTGGCAGAGTTCTGGCAGGAAGAAGGGGATTTATCCAAACATCGTGCTTATCTTGCTGCTATCGAAGCTGATCCACATATAACGGGTCTGATGGGTTGTTTTGATGATGAGCCATTCGGTTATTTCGAAATTTATTGGGCCAAGGAAGACCGGATTTCGCCCCATTACGATGTCAATGATTTTGATCGTGGCTGGCACGTATTGATCGGGGAGCCTCATATGCGTGGCAAGCCTTTTGTTACAGCCTGGCTACCGTCCATTTCGCATTATTTGTTTCTTGATGATGATAGAACACAACGTCTTGTGATCGAGCCGCGCATTGATAACCATAAGATGATACGAAATCTAGCGCAGTGCGGCTATGCAAACATCAAGGAATTCGATTTTCCTCACAAGCGCGCGATGCTTGGCATGTTGTCACGGGAACATTTTTTTGTTGAACAACTATGGGTGCCGCGTCGCATTTCGTTACCCCAGTCTGTCGCATTATCTTAA